A region from the Variovorax paradoxus genome encodes:
- a CDS encoding four-helix bundle copper-binding protein — MPHQTYAACIEACNGCATACNHCAAACLKEPDVQMMARCIALDMDCAAACQFAAAAMARGSEHAKAICALCAGICEACGEECAKHKHDHCQACAKACRDCAAACRAMAR, encoded by the coding sequence ATGCCACACCAAACCTACGCCGCATGCATCGAGGCATGCAACGGCTGCGCCACCGCGTGCAACCACTGCGCCGCGGCCTGCCTGAAGGAGCCCGACGTCCAGATGATGGCCAGGTGCATCGCGCTCGACATGGATTGCGCGGCCGCCTGCCAGTTTGCCGCGGCCGCCATGGCGCGCGGCAGCGAACATGCCAAAGCCATCTGCGCGCTGTGCGCCGGCATCTGCGAAGCCTGCGGCGAGGAATGCGCCAAACACAAGCACGACCACTGCCAGGCCTGCGCCAAGGCATGCCGGGACTGCGCGGCCGCATGCCGCGCCATGGCGCGCTGA
- a CDS encoding LysR substrate-binding domain-containing protein: MSSAILPADLGFFSTLASAGSLSAAARELGITTPAVSKHLALMESRAGVLLVNRSTRRMSLTPEGELYLEHARRILGEIDGMEELLGVSRATPRGLLRVNATLGFGRSHVAPLISRFVRKHPAVEVQLQLSVNPPAPSEDLFDVCVRFGAPPDSRVVARHIASNRRLLCASPAYLAARGTPKVPNDLARHNCIGIRQGEEAYGVWRLTSGRGRHARTESIKTRGSLATNDGEIAVNWALEGHGILMRAEWDINRYLRNGRLVQVLPQYFTPDADIYAVYPQRHQLAARVRAFVDFLALSFTQQAASGKA; the protein is encoded by the coding sequence ATGAGCAGCGCCATCCTTCCGGCCGATCTCGGCTTTTTCTCCACCCTGGCCAGCGCCGGCAGCCTGAGCGCAGCCGCGCGGGAGCTGGGCATCACCACACCCGCGGTCAGCAAGCACCTGGCGCTGATGGAATCGCGCGCCGGCGTGCTGCTGGTCAACCGCTCGACGCGCCGCATGAGCCTCACGCCCGAGGGCGAGCTCTACCTGGAGCATGCACGCCGGATCCTCGGCGAGATCGACGGCATGGAGGAACTGCTGGGCGTGTCCCGCGCAACGCCCCGCGGCCTGCTGCGCGTGAATGCCACGCTGGGCTTCGGGCGCAGCCATGTGGCGCCGCTGATCTCGCGCTTCGTGCGCAAGCATCCGGCCGTGGAGGTGCAGCTGCAGCTGTCGGTCAATCCGCCGGCGCCGAGCGAAGACCTGTTCGATGTCTGCGTGCGCTTTGGCGCGCCGCCGGACAGCCGGGTGGTCGCGAGGCACATCGCGTCCAACCGCCGGCTGCTGTGCGCATCGCCCGCCTACCTGGCAGCGCGCGGCACGCCCAAGGTTCCGAACGACCTGGCCAGGCACAACTGCATCGGCATCCGCCAGGGCGAGGAGGCCTACGGCGTTTGGCGCCTGACGAGCGGACGAGGCCGCCATGCGCGCACCGAGTCCATCAAGACGCGCGGCAGCCTCGCGACCAACGACGGCGAGATCGCCGTGAACTGGGCGCTCGAAGGCCACGGCATCCTGATGCGGGCCGAGTGGGACATCAACCGCTACCTGCGCAACGGCCGCCTGGTGCAGGTGCTGCCGCAGTACTTCACGCCCGATGCGGACATCTACGCGGTGTATCCGCAGCGGCACCAGCTGGCCGCGCGCGTGCGGGCCTTCGTCGACTTCCTGGCGCTTTCATTCACGCAGCAGGCGGCATCCGGCAAGGCATAG
- a CDS encoding tartrate dehydrogenase, which translates to MKTYKIATIPGDGIGKEVVPAGQQVLEALASASSSFSFEFENFGWGGDWFRAHGVMMPDDGLDALRGKDAILFGSAGDPHIPDHITLWGLRLKICQGFDQYANVRPTRILPGIDGPLKRCGPDDLNWVIVRENSEGEYAGVGGRVHQGHPIEAATDVSMMTRAGVERIMRFAFRLAQSRPRRLLTVVTKSNAQRHAMVMWDEIALQISKEFPDVTWDKELVDACTARMVNRPASLDTIVATNLHADILSDLAAALAGSLGIAPTGNIDPERRYPSMFEPIHGSAFDIMGKGLANPVGTFWSVVMMLEHLGEAEAARRVMQAVEAVTADPALHTRDLGGTATTAQVTQAVCARLA; encoded by the coding sequence ATGAAGACGTACAAGATCGCAACCATCCCCGGAGACGGCATCGGCAAGGAAGTCGTGCCCGCGGGCCAGCAAGTGCTGGAAGCGCTGGCTTCGGCCAGCAGCAGCTTCAGTTTCGAGTTCGAGAATTTCGGCTGGGGCGGCGACTGGTTCCGCGCGCACGGCGTCATGATGCCGGACGACGGCCTCGACGCGCTGCGCGGCAAGGACGCGATCCTGTTCGGCTCGGCCGGCGATCCGCACATTCCCGACCACATCACGCTATGGGGCCTGCGCCTGAAGATCTGCCAGGGCTTCGACCAGTACGCCAACGTGCGCCCGACACGCATCCTGCCCGGCATCGACGGCCCGCTCAAGCGCTGCGGCCCGGACGACCTCAACTGGGTCATCGTGCGCGAGAACTCCGAAGGCGAGTACGCCGGCGTCGGCGGCCGCGTGCACCAGGGCCACCCGATCGAAGCCGCGACCGACGTGTCGATGATGACCCGCGCGGGCGTCGAACGCATCATGCGCTTCGCCTTCAGGCTGGCGCAGTCGCGGCCGCGCAGGCTGCTTACCGTGGTCACCAAGAGCAACGCGCAGCGCCATGCGATGGTGATGTGGGACGAAATCGCGCTGCAGATCTCCAAGGAATTCCCCGACGTGACCTGGGACAAGGAGCTGGTCGACGCCTGCACTGCGCGCATGGTCAACCGGCCGGCCTCGCTCGACACCATCGTCGCGACCAACCTGCATGCCGACATCCTCAGCGACCTGGCCGCCGCACTCGCGGGCAGCCTGGGCATCGCACCCACCGGCAACATCGATCCCGAGCGGCGCTACCCGTCGATGTTCGAACCGATCCACGGCTCCGCCTTCGACATCATGGGCAAGGGCCTGGCCAATCCGGTCGGCACCTTCTGGTCGGTCGTGATGATGCTGGAACACCTCGGCGAAGCCGAGGCCGCCAGGCGCGTCATGCAGGCGGTCGAAGCCGTGACGGCCGACCCCGCGCTGCACACACGCGATCTCGGCGGCACGGCCACCACGGCGCAAGTCACGCAGGCCGTGTGCGCGCGGCTCGCATAG
- a CDS encoding Bug family tripartite tricarboxylate transporter substrate binding protein, which translates to MLKQRFAIGRRALTGTTLAALGLAIAPWAAAQEPWPAKPISLIVPFPSGGTTDVLARALADALSKSLGQPVIVESKPGAGATLGADYVAKARPDGYTLLMGAVHHTIATSVYKKLPYDFQKDFAPITTVAMVPNVLVVNAVLTPAKSVAELVALAKSSSKELAYGSNGNGTAQHLIGTQFQASTGVKLLHVPYKGSGPLTTDLLGGQVDMSFDTITPVLQHIKGGKLRALAVTTAKRSAVLPEVPTLEEAGLKGFDIGTWFGVLAPAGTPKDITSKLHTEMTRIIRSPEFAERMRAIGADPIGDSSAEMAARIREETAKFARLVKEGKVAVE; encoded by the coding sequence ATGTTGAAGCAACGATTCGCCATCGGGCGCCGCGCCCTCACGGGAACCACCCTGGCGGCCCTCGGCCTTGCCATCGCGCCCTGGGCCGCCGCCCAGGAGCCGTGGCCGGCCAAGCCGATCAGCCTGATCGTGCCCTTCCCTTCCGGCGGCACCACCGACGTGCTGGCCCGCGCGCTCGCCGATGCGCTCTCCAAGAGCCTGGGCCAGCCGGTGATCGTCGAAAGCAAGCCGGGCGCCGGCGCCACGCTGGGCGCCGACTATGTCGCGAAGGCCAGGCCCGATGGCTACACGCTGCTGATGGGCGCGGTGCACCACACCATCGCCACCAGCGTCTACAAGAAACTGCCCTACGACTTCCAGAAAGACTTCGCGCCCATCACCACGGTGGCGATGGTGCCGAACGTGCTCGTGGTCAATGCTGTGCTCACGCCGGCCAAGTCGGTCGCCGAGCTGGTCGCGCTCGCCAAGTCGTCGTCCAAGGAACTGGCCTACGGCTCCAACGGCAACGGCACCGCGCAGCACCTGATCGGCACCCAATTCCAGGCCAGCACCGGCGTCAAGCTGCTGCACGTGCCGTACAAGGGCAGCGGTCCGCTCACCACCGACCTGCTGGGCGGGCAGGTGGACATGTCCTTCGACACCATCACGCCCGTGTTGCAGCACATCAAGGGCGGAAAGCTGCGCGCGCTGGCCGTCACCACCGCGAAGCGCTCCGCCGTGCTGCCCGAGGTGCCGACACTCGAGGAGGCCGGGCTCAAGGGCTTCGACATCGGAACCTGGTTCGGCGTGCTGGCGCCGGCGGGAACGCCGAAGGACATCACCTCGAAGCTCCACACCGAGATGACGAGGATCATCAGGTCGCCGGAGTTCGCCGAGCGGATGCGCGCGATCGGCGCCGACCCCATCGGCGACAGCTCCGCCGAGATGGCGGCCCGCATCCGCGAGGAGACGGCGAAGTTCGCGAGGCTGGTCAAGGAAGGCAAGGTCGCGGTCGAGTAG
- a CDS encoding LysR family transcriptional regulator, whose protein sequence is MGSIDRQDSTPQLLNRVRMRQVALMLAVEERRTLRAAADQLGLTQPAATKMLHELESALGQPMFERVGRGLQLNAAGERVMGYFRGIRGSMEALNRELHEFQLGSVGKFSLGSIMAASPGRLTDALTELKAAHPLLAIEIAVDTSDKLLAQLHEGVLEVVVGRPVGPQAAACTFSAIGDESLAVVVGNDHPLAGQSRVAFADLLEYTWILQPAHSPMRDVIEREFQVHHAVMPPGLIETGSILTTINLIRKSRMVGVIPATVAQRDAEHGVLSIVQYSIRHKLSTYGSIVRSDRPLSLPAKHFLELLHRKR, encoded by the coding sequence GTGGGCTCCATCGACAGGCAGGATTCGACCCCGCAGCTGCTCAACCGCGTTCGCATGAGGCAGGTGGCGCTGATGCTGGCGGTGGAAGAACGGCGCACCCTGCGCGCCGCGGCCGACCAGCTCGGCCTGACGCAGCCGGCCGCCACCAAGATGCTCCATGAGCTCGAGAGCGCGCTGGGCCAGCCGATGTTCGAGCGCGTCGGCCGCGGACTGCAGCTCAATGCCGCGGGCGAGCGCGTGATGGGTTACTTCAGGGGTATCCGCGGCAGCATGGAGGCGCTCAACCGCGAGCTGCACGAGTTCCAGCTCGGCAGCGTGGGCAAGTTCTCGCTCGGCAGCATCATGGCGGCCTCGCCCGGCCGGCTGACCGATGCGCTCACCGAGCTCAAGGCAGCGCATCCCTTGCTGGCCATCGAGATTGCGGTGGACACCAGCGACAAGCTGCTCGCCCAACTGCACGAAGGCGTGCTCGAGGTGGTGGTGGGACGCCCCGTCGGCCCCCAGGCGGCGGCCTGCACCTTCAGCGCCATTGGCGACGAGTCCTTGGCGGTGGTCGTCGGCAACGACCATCCGCTGGCCGGGCAGTCACGCGTGGCCTTTGCCGACCTGCTGGAATACACATGGATCCTGCAGCCTGCGCACAGCCCCATGCGCGACGTGATCGAACGCGAGTTCCAGGTTCACCACGCGGTGATGCCGCCCGGCCTGATCGAAACCGGCTCGATACTCACGACCATCAACCTGATCCGCAAGTCGCGGATGGTCGGCGTGATTCCGGCAACGGTCGCGCAGCGCGACGCCGAGCACGGGGTGCTGAGCATCGTGCAGTACTCGATCCGGCACAAGCTCTCCACCTACGGCAGCATTGTTCGCAGCGACCGGCCGCTGAGCCTTCCCGCAAAACATTTCCTGGAGCTGTTGCACAGGAAGCGATAA
- a CDS encoding Bug family tripartite tricarboxylate transporter substrate binding protein, with product MKKLMAAAAAGMLALAASAAQAQDWPTRPIRIMVGSAPGGGTDAMARAVADRLGPLLKQPVVVENRPGASNTLAADATAKSTDGHTMVMGVVTAHAIAPHLLKLNYDGNRDLVPVAFVGAVPNVLVVSNSVPADSVQALVKLAKQEPGKLNYATSGSGSTQHIAAEMFKDAAGVDIAHVPYKGSGPALVDLIGGQVQLSFDTLPSVIGQIRNGKVRALAVTTAKRNVQLPNVPTLAEAGVPGVEMSAWYGIYMPAGAPRAVQDKVHDAVNRVLAMPETQTRLQAIGAETTPMTQAQFAQFHAAEYKRFGEVIKKNHIRLD from the coding sequence ATGAAGAAACTCATGGCGGCCGCGGCCGCCGGGATGCTGGCGCTCGCCGCGAGCGCCGCGCAGGCCCAGGATTGGCCCACCCGCCCGATCAGGATCATGGTCGGCTCCGCGCCCGGCGGCGGGACCGACGCGATGGCCCGCGCGGTGGCCGACCGGCTCGGCCCCTTGCTCAAGCAGCCGGTGGTGGTCGAGAACCGGCCCGGCGCTTCCAACACCCTGGCGGCCGATGCCACGGCCAAGTCGACAGACGGCCACACCATGGTGATGGGCGTGGTCACGGCCCATGCGATTGCGCCGCACCTGCTCAAGCTCAACTACGACGGCAACCGCGACCTGGTGCCGGTGGCCTTCGTCGGCGCCGTACCCAACGTGCTGGTGGTGAGCAACAGCGTGCCGGCCGACTCGGTGCAGGCGCTGGTCAAGCTCGCCAAGCAGGAGCCGGGCAAGCTCAACTACGCCACCAGCGGCTCAGGCAGCACGCAGCACATCGCGGCCGAGATGTTCAAGGACGCGGCGGGCGTCGACATCGCGCACGTGCCCTACAAGGGCAGCGGTCCGGCGCTGGTCGACCTGATCGGCGGCCAGGTGCAGTTGAGCTTCGACACCCTGCCCTCGGTGATCGGCCAGATCAGGAACGGCAAGGTCCGCGCACTCGCGGTGACCACTGCGAAGCGCAACGTGCAACTGCCCAACGTGCCGACCTTGGCCGAGGCCGGCGTGCCCGGCGTCGAGATGAGCGCCTGGTACGGCATCTACATGCCGGCCGGAGCGCCCAGGGCGGTGCAGGACAAGGTGCACGACGCGGTCAATCGGGTGCTCGCGATGCCTGAAACCCAAACCCGACTGCAGGCCATCGGCGCCGAGACCACGCCCATGACCCAGGCGCAGTTCGCGCAGTTCCACGCCGCCGAATACAAGCGTTTCGGCGAGGTCATCAAGAAAAACCATATCCGCCTGGATTGA
- a CDS encoding 4-hydroxythreonine-4-phosphate dehydrogenase PdxA, whose translation MTKTPSLPVVALTLGDPAGIGAELIARLLAKPEAAALANIVLIGDRWLWDEGQRIAGTSVATDEVRSLAEVRGRASTARPAFLAVHSIDPALVQRGQAAAPGGRSVLQVLDRCMDATLAGQVDAICFAPLNKHAMKIGGLQHEDELHHFAQHLGVSGYFCEFNTLGELWTSRISSHVPLKDVASYLSVERIEQAAELIYRSLLANGVAQPKIAVAAFNPHGGDGGLCGREEIDIVIPAVQGLQARDWPTESPFHGPFPADTIFLKAQAGEYQAIVTMYHDQGQIAIKLMGFSRGVTVQGGLPIPITTPAHGTAYDIAGQGKASVEAMWQAFRIASRMGVAHRLANHASA comes from the coding sequence ATGACGAAAACACCTTCTCTTCCCGTTGTCGCGCTCACGCTGGGCGACCCCGCCGGCATCGGCGCCGAACTGATCGCCAGGCTGCTGGCCAAACCCGAGGCCGCCGCGCTGGCCAACATCGTGCTGATCGGCGACCGCTGGCTCTGGGACGAAGGTCAGCGCATCGCCGGCACCTCTGTCGCCACCGACGAGGTGCGCTCGCTGGCCGAAGTGCGCGGCCGCGCCAGCACGGCGCGACCTGCATTCCTCGCCGTGCACAGCATCGATCCCGCGCTGGTGCAGCGCGGCCAGGCCGCAGCACCAGGCGGGCGCTCGGTGCTGCAGGTGCTCGACCGCTGCATGGACGCGACGCTGGCCGGCCAGGTCGACGCGATCTGCTTCGCGCCGCTGAACAAGCACGCCATGAAGATCGGCGGCCTGCAGCACGAGGACGAGCTGCACCATTTCGCGCAGCACCTGGGCGTGAGCGGCTATTTCTGCGAGTTCAATACCCTCGGCGAACTCTGGACCTCGCGCATCTCTTCGCATGTGCCGCTGAAGGACGTGGCCAGCTACCTGAGCGTCGAGCGCATCGAGCAAGCGGCTGAACTGATCTACCGCTCGCTGCTGGCCAACGGCGTGGCGCAGCCGAAGATTGCCGTCGCGGCCTTCAATCCGCACGGCGGCGACGGAGGCCTGTGCGGGCGCGAGGAGATCGACATCGTCATCCCGGCCGTGCAGGGACTGCAGGCGCGTGACTGGCCGACCGAGTCGCCCTTCCACGGCCCCTTCCCCGCCGACACCATCTTCCTGAAGGCGCAGGCGGGCGAGTACCAGGCCATCGTGACCATGTACCACGACCAGGGCCAGATCGCCATCAAGCTGATGGGATTCAGCCGCGGCGTCACGGTGCAGGGCGGGCTGCCAATTCCCATCACCACGCCGGCGCACGGCACGGCCTACGACATCGCGGGCCAGGGCAAGGCCAGTGTCGAAGCCATGTGGCAGGCCTTCCGCATCGCGAGCCGCATGGGGGTTGCGCACCGCCTCGCCAACCACGCATCCGCTTGA
- a CDS encoding L-rhamnonate dehydratase, giving the protein MKIKSVRARVFEWKGKTVPPQGNFCSNAMDLLYAPQETMSTFRFHSWTVVEIETDDGIVGLGNVALAPTIAKAIIDQYLAPLVIGHDPWDYEYLWQRMYRATHAWGRKGVTMAAISAVDLAIWDILGKSVNKPVFKLLGGRTKEKIPCYYSKLYRTNLNEMQAEAQKFLDQGFTAFKMRFGYGPAHLQKGVAENLKSVEAVREVIGYDNDLMLECYMGWNVEYAKRMLPKLEKFEPRWLEEPVIADDIDGYAELNQLTSIPISGGEHEFSLYGFKQLLDRKAVSVVQYDTNRVGGITAAHKINALCEAYSVPVIPHAGQMHNYHLTMSTLASPMAEYFPMHDVEVGNELFYYIFDGEPVAENGFLQLDDNKPGLGLTLKTEHLEDFNIVE; this is encoded by the coding sequence ATGAAGATCAAATCCGTCCGCGCCCGCGTTTTCGAGTGGAAGGGCAAGACCGTTCCGCCGCAGGGCAATTTCTGCTCCAACGCGATGGACCTGCTGTACGCGCCGCAGGAAACCATGAGCACCTTCCGCTTCCATTCATGGACCGTGGTTGAGATCGAGACCGACGACGGCATCGTGGGCCTGGGCAACGTGGCGCTCGCGCCGACCATCGCCAAGGCGATCATCGACCAGTACCTCGCACCGCTGGTGATCGGCCACGACCCGTGGGACTACGAGTACCTGTGGCAGCGCATGTACCGCGCCACGCACGCCTGGGGCCGCAAGGGCGTAACCATGGCCGCGATCTCGGCGGTCGACCTCGCGATCTGGGACATCCTGGGCAAGTCGGTGAACAAGCCGGTGTTCAAGCTGCTCGGCGGCCGCACCAAGGAAAAGATTCCCTGCTACTACTCCAAGCTCTATCGCACCAACCTGAATGAAATGCAGGCCGAGGCGCAGAAGTTCCTGGACCAGGGTTTCACCGCGTTCAAGATGCGCTTCGGCTACGGCCCGGCGCACCTGCAGAAGGGCGTGGCGGAGAACCTGAAGTCGGTCGAGGCCGTGCGCGAAGTCATCGGCTACGACAACGACCTGATGCTCGAGTGCTACATGGGCTGGAACGTCGAGTACGCCAAGCGCATGCTGCCCAAACTCGAGAAGTTCGAGCCGCGCTGGCTCGAGGAACCGGTGATCGCCGACGACATCGACGGCTATGCCGAGCTGAACCAGCTGACCAGCATTCCGATCTCGGGCGGCGAGCACGAGTTCTCCCTCTACGGCTTCAAGCAGCTGCTGGACCGCAAGGCGGTCTCGGTGGTGCAGTACGACACCAACCGCGTCGGCGGCATCACGGCCGCGCACAAGATCAACGCGCTGTGCGAGGCCTACAGCGTGCCGGTCATTCCGCACGCGGGCCAGATGCACAACTACCACCTGACCATGAGCACGCTGGCCTCGCCGATGGCTGAGTACTTCCCGATGCACGATGTGGAAGTGGGCAACGAGCTGTTCTATTACATCTTCGACGGCGAGCCTGTGGCCGAGAACGGCTTCCTGCAGCTCGACGACAACAAGCCGGGCCTCGGCCTCACGCTCAAGACCGAGCACCTCGAGGACTTCAACATCGTCGAATGA
- a CDS encoding UxaA family hydrolase: MTLAAMLSSMFQPNARVIRLHAEDDVVISLDQLVSGTHIESEGIAVAGLIPPGHKMATRAIEPGAAVRRYGQIIGFASQPIRAGQHVHTHNLAMGDFTRDHAHAADARPTARAAEPATFEGIVREDGRVATRNYIGILTSVNCSATVARAIADRFRRDIHPEMLAPFPNIDGVVALTHGAGCAVDPQGEGLAILQRTLGGYACHPNFAGVLVIGLGCETNQVSTLLATQGLTDSTRLHSFTIQDTGGTTRTVARGIELVREMLPQANAVKRQTVPASHLVVGLQCGGSDGYSGISANPVLGAAVDLLVQHGGTAILSETPEIYGAEHLLTRRAQTPEIGRKLVERIRWWEAYCARNGAAMDNNPSAGNKAGGLTTVLEKSLGGIAKAGSTNLVDVYEYAQPVKARGLVFMDTPGYDPISATGQVAGGANLICFTTGRGSAYGCAPSPSFKLATNTALWQRQSDDMDLNCGEVLDGTQGIEELGARLFRMLLATASGQPSRSELHGYGQQEFVPWQISVVT, encoded by the coding sequence ATGACGCTGGCTGCCATGCTGTCCTCGATGTTCCAGCCGAACGCACGCGTGATACGCCTGCATGCCGAAGACGATGTCGTGATCTCGCTCGACCAGCTGGTCTCGGGCACGCACATCGAAAGCGAAGGCATCGCCGTGGCAGGTCTGATACCGCCGGGCCACAAGATGGCCACGCGTGCGATCGAGCCGGGCGCGGCCGTGCGCCGCTACGGGCAGATCATTGGCTTTGCGAGCCAGCCGATCCGTGCGGGACAGCATGTGCATACGCACAACCTCGCGATGGGCGACTTCACGCGCGACCATGCGCATGCGGCCGATGCGCGCCCGACGGCGCGCGCCGCCGAGCCTGCGACCTTCGAAGGCATCGTGCGCGAAGACGGCCGCGTCGCCACGCGCAACTACATCGGCATATTGACCTCGGTGAACTGCTCGGCCACAGTGGCGCGCGCCATTGCCGACCGCTTCCGGCGCGACATCCATCCCGAGATGCTGGCGCCGTTCCCGAACATCGACGGCGTGGTGGCGCTCACGCACGGCGCCGGCTGCGCGGTTGACCCGCAAGGCGAAGGCCTCGCGATCCTGCAGCGCACGCTGGGCGGCTACGCCTGCCATCCCAACTTTGCGGGCGTGCTGGTCATCGGCCTGGGCTGCGAGACCAACCAGGTTTCCACCCTGCTCGCCACGCAAGGCCTGACCGACAGCACCCGCCTGCACAGCTTCACGATCCAGGACACGGGCGGCACCACGCGCACCGTCGCCCGCGGCATCGAGCTGGTCCGGGAGATGCTGCCGCAGGCCAACGCCGTGAAGCGGCAGACTGTGCCCGCGAGCCACCTGGTGGTCGGCCTGCAGTGCGGAGGATCCGACGGCTACTCGGGCATATCGGCCAACCCGGTGCTCGGCGCGGCGGTAGATTTGCTGGTGCAGCATGGCGGCACGGCGATCCTGTCGGAAACGCCGGAAATCTATGGCGCAGAGCACCTGCTGACGCGACGGGCACAAACGCCCGAGATCGGTCGCAAGCTGGTCGAGCGCATCCGCTGGTGGGAAGCCTACTGCGCGCGCAACGGCGCGGCGATGGACAACAACCCTTCGGCCGGCAACAAGGCGGGCGGCCTCACCACCGTGCTCGAGAAGTCGCTGGGCGGCATCGCCAAGGCCGGCTCGACCAACCTGGTGGACGTCTATGAGTATGCGCAGCCGGTGAAGGCCCGCGGCCTGGTGTTCATGGACACGCCCGGCTACGACCCGATCTCCGCCACCGGCCAGGTCGCGGGCGGCGCCAACCTGATCTGCTTCACCACCGGACGCGGCTCGGCCTATGGCTGCGCGCCGTCGCCTTCCTTCAAGCTCGCCACCAACACCGCACTGTGGCAACGGCAATCCGACGACATGGACCTCAACTGCGGCGAGGTGCTCGACGGCACGCAGGGCATCGAGGAACTCGGCGCCCGCCTGTTCCGCATGCTCCTGGCCACCGCCTCGGGCCAACCTTCGCGCAGCGAACTCCATGGCTATGGACAGCAGGAGTTCGTGCCCTGGCAAATCAGCGTGGTCACCTGA
- a CDS encoding dihydrodipicolinate synthase family protein, with translation MTTTRPTRFRGIFPVVPTPFTENGELDLESQKRCVDFMIDAGSDGLCILANFSEQFLLSDEEREVLTRTVLEHVAGRVPVIVTTTHFSTAVCAERSRRAQAMGAAMLMVMPPYHGATFRVPEPQIHDFYARLSDAVDIPIMVQDAPAAGTPLSAAFLAKMAREIEHVAYFKIETAGAASKLRELIRLGGDAVEGPWDGEEAITLMPDLDAGATGSMTGGGYPDGIRPIIEAHRAGDRDKAFALYQRWLPLINHENRQSGFLAAKALMKEGGVIACEAPRHPWPAMHPETRKGLIETARRLDPLVLRWAR, from the coding sequence ATGACAACCACTCGCCCCACCCGCTTTCGCGGCATCTTCCCCGTCGTTCCGACGCCCTTCACCGAAAACGGCGAACTCGATCTCGAAAGCCAGAAGCGCTGCGTCGATTTCATGATCGACGCGGGCTCCGACGGTCTGTGCATTCTGGCCAACTTCTCCGAGCAGTTCCTGCTGTCGGACGAGGAGCGCGAGGTGCTCACGCGCACGGTGCTCGAGCACGTCGCGGGCCGCGTGCCGGTGATCGTCACCACCACGCACTTCAGCACCGCGGTGTGCGCCGAGCGCAGCCGCCGCGCGCAGGCCATGGGCGCCGCCATGCTGATGGTGATGCCGCCCTATCACGGCGCCACCTTCCGCGTGCCCGAGCCGCAGATCCACGATTTCTATGCGCGCCTGTCCGACGCGGTGGACATTCCCATCATGGTTCAGGACGCACCGGCCGCCGGCACTCCGCTCTCGGCCGCGTTCCTCGCAAAGATGGCGCGCGAGATCGAGCATGTCGCGTACTTCAAGATCGAGACGGCCGGTGCCGCATCGAAGCTGCGCGAACTGATCCGCCTGGGCGGCGATGCGGTCGAAGGCCCGTGGGACGGCGAGGAAGCGATCACGCTGATGCCCGACCTCGATGCCGGCGCCACCGGTTCGATGACTGGCGGCGGCTATCCCGACGGCATCCGCCCGATCATCGAGGCGCACCGCGCGGGCGACCGCGACAAGGCCTTTGCGCTCTACCAGCGCTGGCTGCCGCTCATCAACCACGAGAACCGCCAGTCCGGCTTCCTCGCGGCCAAGGCGCTGATGAAGGAAGGCGGCGTGATCGCCTGCGAAGCGCCCCGCCACCCCTGGCCCGCGATGCACCCGGAAACCCGCAAGGGCCTGATCGAGACCGCGCGGCGGCTCGATCCGCTGGTACTGCGCTGGGCACGCTGA